In Vibrio sp. STUT-A11, a genomic segment contains:
- a CDS encoding DHH family phosphoesterase: MNYDIFNGDADGIIALLQLRLADPLEAKLVTGVKRDIKLVETVDVQAGDELTVLDVSMEKNMAGLEHALAQGAHVFYADHHKAGDIPQHGNLDAHIDLDANMCTALIVDKLLQGRFHAWAITAAYGDNLIAKADELADLAGFSAEQKSQLKELGTLINYNGYGSKVDDLHFHPADLYQALKQYASPFDVITDTASPFYQLQAAYQQDMDAAQAIPATHESEKLKLFELPDNAASRRISGVYGNWLANQNPDSAHAVLTENTDGTYTVSLRAPLNNKQGAVTVCGQFPTGGGREAAAGINALSKDDVSAFIDAVETYYA, from the coding sequence ATGAATTACGATATTTTTAATGGTGATGCAGACGGTATTATTGCTCTGTTACAACTGCGCTTAGCTGATCCTCTCGAAGCCAAGCTAGTAACGGGTGTAAAACGCGATATTAAGCTGGTGGAAACCGTGGATGTACAAGCGGGTGATGAACTGACCGTGTTAGACGTTTCGATGGAAAAGAACATGGCAGGTCTGGAGCATGCTTTGGCTCAGGGCGCTCATGTTTTTTACGCCGATCACCATAAAGCGGGTGACATTCCACAGCATGGTAATTTAGATGCGCACATCGATCTCGATGCGAATATGTGTACCGCTTTGATTGTGGATAAACTGTTGCAGGGGCGCTTTCATGCTTGGGCCATCACCGCTGCTTACGGTGATAACCTTATCGCTAAAGCGGATGAACTGGCTGACCTTGCTGGTTTTTCGGCGGAACAAAAATCGCAACTCAAAGAGCTGGGCACTCTGATCAATTACAACGGCTATGGCTCCAAAGTGGATGACTTGCATTTTCATCCGGCGGATTTATATCAAGCGTTGAAGCAATATGCCTCACCGTTTGATGTGATTACTGATACGGCTTCACCATTCTACCAACTTCAAGCAGCTTATCAGCAAGATATGGATGCCGCCCAAGCGATTCCAGCGACTCATGAAAGCGAAAAACTGAAGCTGTTTGAATTGCCAGATAATGCAGCGTCACGCCGCATCAGCGGGGTTTATGGCAACTGGTTGGCGAACCAGAACCCGGATTCGGCTCATGCAGTTTTAACTGAAAACACCGATGGTACTTATACGGTATCACTGCGCGCGCCATTGAATAATAAACAAGGTGCGGTTACGGTTTGTGGACAGTTCCCGACAGGCGGTGGTCGAGAGGCTGCAGCGGGAATCAATGCGTTAAGCAAAGATGATGTGAGCGCATTTATTGATGCGGTTGAAACGTATTACGCGTAA
- a CDS encoding IS4 family transposase, protein MQLTTALSLANRYAPNTEQLGKLSDILSPDFINQCLETTGVATIRKRRIPLDMAVWSVIAMSLYRQEPLWSIVSKAQLMLPGKKSLVAPSAIVQARQRLGDEAVKQVFHQSQRLWNQEAQHPTWSGLKLLAVDGVLWRTPDSDENRQAFKAPSNQNGDASFPQVRMVCQMEVTSHMLIASAFDSYKTNEMKLAENLIETTPDNSLTMFDRGFFSLGLLNRWACTGRERHWMIPMRKGTQYTVISKLGRNDKLVELKSNPQARKKFPDLPEAIQVRLITRTIKGKEVNIFTSMTDAMRYPSSEITDLYSHRWEIEVGYREMKSALLKNEFTLRSKKPEMVRQELWGLLLAYNILRYQMVNMASSIPGLYPNQLSFTTCAHAIIHLIHGFWLESAGTIPKRITHLIEETSHHVLPIKREDRIYPRAVKAKVRKYPNKKNASQLN, encoded by the coding sequence TTGCAATTAACTACAGCCTTATCACTTGCTAATCGCTATGCACCAAACACTGAACAGCTGGGAAAGCTAAGTGATATTCTCTCCCCCGATTTTATTAACCAATGCCTTGAAACTACTGGTGTAGCAACTATTCGTAAGCGTCGAATCCCCCTTGATATGGCTGTCTGGTCTGTGATTGCCATGTCTTTGTATCGACAAGAGCCTTTATGGAGCATTGTGTCAAAAGCCCAACTGATGCTACCAGGTAAGAAATCGTTGGTAGCCCCAAGCGCTATTGTTCAAGCTAGACAACGACTAGGAGATGAAGCGGTAAAGCAAGTTTTTCATCAGAGTCAAAGGCTTTGGAATCAAGAGGCACAACACCCCACATGGTCAGGGTTGAAGTTGCTTGCCGTCGATGGTGTGCTTTGGAGAACGCCGGATAGTGATGAAAATCGACAGGCCTTCAAAGCCCCTTCAAATCAGAATGGCGACGCGAGCTTTCCTCAAGTTCGCATGGTATGTCAGATGGAAGTGACCAGTCATATGCTTATTGCTAGTGCTTTCGATAGCTATAAAACGAATGAAATGAAGCTGGCAGAAAACCTAATCGAAACCACTCCAGACAATAGTTTAACGATGTTCGATAGAGGCTTTTTCTCGCTTGGTCTGTTGAATCGCTGGGCTTGCACTGGTCGCGAGCGTCACTGGATGATCCCCATGAGAAAAGGGACTCAATACACGGTAATAAGTAAACTTGGAAGAAACGACAAGCTTGTTGAGTTGAAATCTAACCCTCAAGCCAGGAAAAAGTTCCCAGACCTACCAGAAGCCATACAAGTACGACTGATAACTCGAACAATCAAAGGGAAAGAGGTCAATATCTTCACATCCATGACAGACGCAATGCGTTACCCAAGTTCAGAAATAACGGACTTGTATAGCCATCGTTGGGAGATAGAGGTAGGTTACAGAGAAATGAAATCAGCGCTTCTTAAAAATGAATTTACACTAAGAAGTAAAAAGCCAGAGATGGTTCGCCAAGAGTTATGGGGACTGCTTTTAGCCTACAATATACTGAGGTATCAGATGGTTAACATGGCCTCCAGCATACCTGGTTTATATCCAAACCAACTGAGTTTCACGACTTGTGCTCACGCCATTATTCATCTAATCCATGGCTTCTGGCTAGAATCAGCAGGAACGATACCAAAGAGGATCACTCACTTGATAGAAGAGACCTCTCACCATGTATTGCCTATCAAACGAGAAGATCGGATATACCCGAGGGCCGTCAAAGCAAAAGTCAGAAAATACCCTAATAAAAAGAATGCCAGTCAGCTTAACTGA
- a CDS encoding murein hydrolase activator EnvC, which yields MVGNSQVRKQNHPVLRSAILLTCALSATFPLTSSAVSQQELKGVSSEINRQKKALTSQEKQLNELQKSLKDQELGISSLEREIKQTKADLTQADKNINNLEEKIALQEGQRQTQEEELKQLLQTYYVTERAKANGHLLNQGVEEDRISQYFQHLAKTRSEIIDAITQTTQKLEHNKNQLELEKAQIETLLKQQSEKRTALASTQSKRKQTLSKIQGSIKNDKRYLAELQRNETRLKAEIAKAAKRNAVPMDGLSKQRGKLPWPINGSVLHNFGTRQTGQVNWKGMVLSANYGQQVKAVYPGTVVFAEYLRGYGLVVLLDHGKGDMTLYGYNQALTKKEGDRVTAGEVIALAGDTGGQDRASLYFEIRRNSEAQNPKSWLKRL from the coding sequence GTGGTAGGTAACTCTCAAGTGCGAAAACAAAATCATCCTGTGCTCCGCTCGGCTATTTTATTAACTTGTGCTTTATCTGCCACGTTCCCCCTCACCTCTTCCGCTGTGAGTCAGCAAGAGTTGAAAGGGGTCTCCAGCGAAATCAATCGCCAGAAGAAAGCCCTCACCTCTCAAGAAAAGCAACTGAATGAACTGCAAAAATCTTTGAAAGACCAAGAACTAGGGATCTCATCCTTAGAACGAGAGATCAAACAGACCAAAGCAGACCTCACTCAAGCCGACAAAAACATCAATAACTTAGAAGAAAAGATCGCCTTACAAGAAGGTCAGCGACAGACTCAGGAAGAGGAGCTAAAGCAGCTTCTGCAAACCTATTACGTGACTGAGCGTGCTAAAGCCAATGGGCACTTGCTCAATCAAGGCGTCGAAGAAGATCGTATCAGCCAATACTTTCAACACTTGGCAAAAACGCGCTCTGAAATCATTGATGCCATTACCCAAACCACTCAAAAGCTAGAACATAATAAGAACCAACTTGAGTTGGAAAAAGCGCAGATTGAAACCCTGCTAAAACAACAATCTGAAAAACGTACTGCTCTGGCCAGTACCCAATCGAAACGTAAACAAACACTGAGCAAAATTCAGGGCAGTATAAAAAACGATAAACGCTATCTGGCAGAGTTGCAGCGCAATGAAACTCGCCTTAAAGCAGAAATCGCTAAAGCGGCTAAACGTAATGCGGTACCAATGGACGGTTTAAGTAAGCAACGGGGCAAGTTGCCGTGGCCAATAAACGGCAGTGTTCTGCATAACTTCGGCACGCGTCAGACTGGTCAAGTTAATTGGAAAGGCATGGTGCTCTCCGCCAACTATGGTCAACAAGTGAAAGCGGTTTATCCAGGCACTGTCGTATTTGCCGAGTACTTACGTGGTTATGGTTTGGTGGTCCTGCTTGACCATGGTAAAGGAGACATGACCCTCTACGGATATAATCAAGCGCTGACGAAAAAAGAGGGCGATAGAGTGACCGCTGGTGAAGTCATTGCGCTTGCTGGTGACACTGGCGGCCAAGACAGAGCATCCCTCTACTTTGAGATTCGTCGTAACAGTGAAGCGCAAAACCCAAAATCCTGGTTAAAGCGACTGTAA
- the cysE gene encoding serine O-acetyltransferase, with protein MKHCEKQKVWNKIVAEAREMSEQEPMLASFYHATIIKHESLGAALSYILANKLDTASMPAMAVREVIEEAFIADPNITDCAACDICATVNRDPAVSMYSMPLLYLKGYHALQGYRVANWLWSQGRHALATYLQNQISVACQVDIHPAARIGCGIMLDHATGIVIGETAVVEDDVSILQDVTLGGTGKECGDRHPKIREGVMIGAGAKILGNIEVGEGAKIGSCSVVLQPVPPHTTVAGVPAKIVGRPKTDKPSLDMDQGFNGKSQSFIHGDGI; from the coding sequence ATGAAACACTGCGAAAAACAAAAAGTCTGGAACAAAATTGTGGCAGAAGCCCGCGAAATGTCAGAGCAGGAGCCAATGCTGGCCAGCTTTTACCACGCGACTATCATCAAGCATGAAAGTCTCGGTGCTGCCCTGAGTTACATTTTGGCCAACAAATTAGACACAGCCTCGATGCCAGCTATGGCAGTGAGGGAAGTGATTGAAGAGGCATTTATCGCCGATCCAAACATTACCGACTGTGCGGCTTGCGACATTTGTGCCACAGTGAATCGTGACCCAGCAGTTTCTATGTACTCTATGCCTCTGCTGTATTTGAAAGGCTACCACGCGCTACAAGGATATCGTGTCGCAAACTGGTTGTGGTCACAAGGTCGTCATGCATTAGCGACTTACCTGCAAAACCAAATTTCGGTCGCGTGTCAGGTTGATATTCACCCTGCGGCGCGAATTGGCTGTGGGATCATGCTCGATCACGCTACTGGTATCGTGATTGGTGAAACCGCCGTTGTAGAAGATGATGTATCTATCCTGCAGGACGTTACTTTAGGTGGTACGGGTAAAGAGTGCGGTGATCGTCACCCGAAAATCCGTGAAGGCGTGATGATTGGTGCTGGTGCCAAAATTCTCGGTAACATCGAAGTGGGTGAAGGTGCCAAAATTGGCTCTTGCTCCGTGGTTCTACAACCGGTTCCCCCTCACACGACCGTGGCTGGGGTACCAGCAAAAATTGTGGGCCGACCAAAAACAGATAAGCCATCACTCGATATGGACCAAGGCTTCAATGGCAAATCTCAAAGCTTTATCCATGGAGATGGTATTTAA
- the gpsA gene encoding NAD(P)H-dependent glycerol-3-phosphate dehydrogenase — MTQANTNNAYGKDIAMTVIGAGSYGTSLAISLARNGANIILWGHEPEHMARLEADRANHEFLPGIDFPESLIIESDLEKAVQASRDLLVVVPSHVFGIVLKSCKPFLREDTRICWATKGLEPETGRLLKDVAFDIIGENYSLAVLSGPTFAKELAMGLPTAISVASPDAEFVADLQEKIHCSKTFRVYANSDFIGMQLGGAVKNVIAIGAGMSDGIGFGANARTALITRGLAEMCRLGAALGAKPETFMGMAGLGDLVLTCTDNQSRNRRFGLALGQGKDVDTAQEEIGQVVEGYRNTKEVWMLSQRMGVEMPIVDQIYQVLYQGKEARLAAQDLLARDKKSEGK; from the coding sequence ATGACACAAGCAAATACCAACAATGCTTACGGTAAAGACATCGCAATGACTGTAATTGGCGCGGGCTCGTACGGAACCTCGCTGGCAATTTCTCTTGCTCGTAATGGTGCAAACATCATCCTTTGGGGTCACGAGCCTGAGCATATGGCACGCCTTGAAGCAGATCGCGCTAACCATGAATTCTTACCTGGCATCGACTTTCCAGAAAGCTTGATTATTGAATCGGATTTGGAAAAGGCGGTTCAGGCAAGTCGTGACTTGTTGGTTGTCGTTCCTAGCCATGTATTTGGTATCGTTCTGAAAAGCTGCAAACCTTTCTTACGTGAAGATACGCGCATCTGCTGGGCGACCAAAGGCCTGGAGCCAGAAACGGGCCGCCTGCTCAAAGACGTTGCCTTTGACATCATCGGAGAAAACTACTCGCTGGCAGTATTGTCAGGCCCAACTTTCGCAAAAGAGCTGGCCATGGGGCTACCAACTGCAATTTCTGTTGCCTCACCGGATGCTGAATTTGTTGCTGATCTGCAAGAGAAAATCCACTGTAGTAAAACGTTCCGCGTATACGCTAATAGTGATTTCATTGGTATGCAACTTGGTGGCGCAGTGAAGAACGTCATTGCCATTGGTGCTGGTATGTCAGACGGCATTGGGTTTGGTGCAAATGCACGTACTGCCCTCATCACACGAGGTTTAGCCGAAATGTGTCGTTTAGGTGCCGCTCTGGGTGCGAAGCCAGAAACCTTTATGGGTATGGCTGGTTTAGGTGATCTTGTTCTCACCTGTACCGATAATCAATCACGTAATCGTCGTTTTGGTTTGGCATTAGGTCAAGGGAAAGACGTCGATACCGCTCAGGAAGAGATTGGTCAAGTTGTGGAAGGTTATCGCAACACCAAAGAGGTATGGATGCTCTCTCAGCGTATGGGTGTTGAGATGCCGATTGTTGACCAAATTTATCAAGTATTGTATCAAGGGAAAGAAGCGCGCCTGGCAGCACAAGATTTACTTGCTCGTGACAAAAAGTCTGAAGGTAAATAG
- the secB gene encoding protein-export chaperone SecB has translation MAEATPQDAQQNFAIQRIFLKDVSFEAPNSPVVFQKEWNPDVKLDLDTQSRELGEGVYEVVLRLTVTVRNEEETAFLCEVQQGGIFTAEQMEAGQLAHCLGAFCPNILFPYARETISSLVVKGTFPQLNLAPVNFDALFMNYLQQQAQQGEGEAEA, from the coding sequence ATGGCAGAAGCTACACCACAAGACGCACAACAAAACTTCGCAATTCAACGCATCTTCCTAAAAGACGTTTCTTTCGAAGCACCTAACTCTCCAGTAGTCTTTCAAAAAGAGTGGAACCCAGACGTTAAACTAGACCTAGACACTCAAAGCCGTGAGCTTGGTGAAGGCGTTTACGAAGTGGTTCTACGTCTGACAGTTACTGTTAGGAACGAAGAAGAAACAGCGTTCCTATGTGAAGTTCAACAAGGTGGTATCTTCACAGCTGAGCAAATGGAAGCTGGTCAACTAGCACATTGCCTAGGCGCATTCTGCCCTAACATCCTATTCCCATACGCTCGCGAAACTATCTCAAGCCTAGTAGTTAAAGGTACGTTCCCTCAACTGAACCTAGCACCAGTAAACTTTGATGCTCTGTTCATGAACTACCTACAACAGCAAGCTCAACAAGGTGAAGGCGAAGCTGAAGCGTAA
- a CDS encoding rhodanese-like domain-containing protein: protein MQEYIEFFQQNMILSLVWVGLLIAFILNIVKSATAAYKEINVNQLTHLINRENGVVVDTRTQDEFKKGHITDSLHILPSDIKSGSFGSLENHKSDPIILVCKTGQSAQESANLLAKAGFTNVSLLKNGLTAWNEANLPLVRGKK, encoded by the coding sequence ATGCAAGAGTACATTGAATTTTTCCAACAAAACATGATTCTATCTTTGGTTTGGGTAGGTCTTCTTATCGCATTTATCCTGAATATCGTTAAGTCAGCGACAGCGGCGTACAAAGAAATCAACGTAAACCAACTGACTCACCTTATTAACCGTGAAAACGGTGTTGTGGTAGACACTCGTACACAAGATGAATTCAAAAAGGGTCATATCACCGATTCACTTCACATTTTACCGTCAGATATCAAATCAGGTAGCTTCGGTAGCCTTGAAAACCATAAATCCGACCCAATCATCCTAGTATGCAAGACGGGCCAATCCGCTCAGGAGAGCGCAAACCTACTAGCAAAAGCAGGATTTACAAACGTAAGCCTACTTAAGAATGGTTTGACTGCATGGAACGAAGCGAACCTTCCTTTAGTACGCGGTAAAAAGTAG
- the gpmM gene encoding 2,3-bisphosphoglycerate-independent phosphoglycerate mutase produces the protein MSAKKPLALVILDGYGYREDTASNAIANAKTPVMDALIANNPNTLISASGMDVGLPDGQMGNSEVGHTNIGAGRVVYQDLTRITKSIADGEFAETPALVEAIDAAVKAEKAVHIMGLMSPGGVHSHEDHIYAAVEMAAARGAEKIYLHCFLDGRDTPPRSAENSLQRFQDLFAKLGKGRVASLVGRYYAMDRDNNWERVQVAYDLLTQAKAEFTAETAVAGLAAAYAREENDEFVKATAIKAEGEEDAIMQDGDAVIFMNYRADRARQITRAFVPEFDGFEREAFPTLHFVMLTQYAADIPLAIAFPPTSLENTYGEWLSKQGQTQLRISETEKYAHVTFFFNGGVESEFDGEERQLVASPKVATYDLQPEMSSPELTEKLVAAIKSGKYDTIICNYPNADMVGHTGVYEAAEKAIEALDESVGKVVEAIKEAGGQLLITADHGNAEMMVDPETGGTHTAHTNLPVPLIYVGDKAVEFKDGGKLSDLAPTMLSLAGLEIPAEMSGDILVK, from the coding sequence ATGTCAGCTAAGAAGCCATTGGCTCTAGTTATCCTTGACGGTTACGGTTACCGTGAAGACACAGCAAGTAACGCAATTGCAAATGCGAAAACGCCAGTAATGGATGCATTGATTGCGAACAACCCAAATACTCTAATCTCTGCTTCAGGCATGGATGTTGGCCTTCCTGATGGTCAAATGGGTAACTCAGAAGTTGGTCACACTAACATTGGCGCAGGTCGCGTTGTATACCAAGACCTAACTCGTATTACTAAATCTATCGCTGACGGCGAATTCGCAGAAACGCCAGCGTTGGTTGAAGCTATCGATGCCGCTGTAAAAGCTGAGAAAGCCGTACACATCATGGGTCTGATGTCTCCAGGTGGCGTACACTCTCACGAAGATCACATCTACGCAGCGGTTGAAATGGCTGCAGCTCGTGGCGCAGAGAAAATCTACCTACACTGCTTCCTGGATGGCCGTGATACGCCACCTCGTAGCGCAGAAAACTCGCTACAACGTTTCCAAGATCTATTCGCGAAACTAGGTAAAGGCCGAGTTGCTTCTCTAGTGGGCCGTTACTACGCAATGGACCGTGACAACAACTGGGAACGTGTTCAGGTAGCTTACGATCTTCTGACTCAAGCGAAAGCAGAGTTCACCGCTGAAACTGCAGTAGCTGGCTTGGCAGCGGCTTACGCTCGTGAAGAAAATGATGAGTTCGTGAAAGCGACAGCAATCAAAGCGGAAGGCGAAGAAGACGCAATCATGCAAGATGGCGATGCAGTTATCTTTATGAACTACCGTGCAGACCGCGCACGTCAAATCACACGCGCATTCGTACCTGAATTTGATGGCTTTGAGCGCGAAGCATTCCCAACACTTCACTTTGTGATGCTGACTCAATACGCAGCGGATATCCCACTAGCAATCGCGTTCCCACCTACGTCTCTAGAGAACACGTACGGTGAGTGGTTGTCTAAGCAAGGTCAAACTCAGCTACGTATCTCTGAAACCGAGAAATACGCTCACGTTACCTTCTTCTTCAACGGCGGTGTTGAAAGCGAATTTGACGGAGAAGAGCGTCAACTTGTTGCTTCTCCAAAAGTTGCTACTTACGACCTTCAACCAGAAATGAGCTCTCCAGAGCTAACAGAGAAGCTGGTAGCGGCTATTAAATCTGGTAAGTACGACACTATCATCTGTAACTACCCGAACGCAGATATGGTTGGTCACACTGGCGTTTACGAAGCGGCTGAAAAAGCGATCGAAGCGCTAGACGAAAGCGTAGGCAAAGTGGTTGAAGCTATCAAAGAAGCGGGCGGCCAGCTACTTATCACGGCTGACCACGGTAACGCAGAAATGATGGTTGACCCAGAAACTGGCGGTACTCACACTGCACACACAAACCTACCAGTACCTCTAATCTACGTAGGTGACAAAGCGGTTGAGTTTAAAGACGGCGGTAAACTGTCTGATCTTGCGCCAACTATGCTTTCTCTTGCTGGCCTGGAAATTCCTGCAGAAATGTCTGGTGATATTCTGGTTAAGTAA
- a CDS encoding DMT family transporter, with amino-acid sequence MGYEWLALCAAFLWAISSLISVIPAQHLGAFAYSRWRMGCTAVILTTMAWVTGGWLSVSMEHITPMMASGLIGIFIGDTALFACMNRMGPRQAGLLFSCHAVFSTILGYFLFSESMTNTELLGSALVFSGVVMAIFFGRRGQTNNVLEEVKGNIWLGVGLGLTAAMCQALSGIIAKPVMQTSVDPVAASAIRMISAFIAHCLLLFVGVKVARPTQHITWRVFGITALNGFLAMAVGMTLILYALREGNVGMVALLSSTTPIMLLPLLWIYTKRRPNRFAWLGAALAVIGAGILVH; translated from the coding sequence ATGGGTTATGAATGGCTGGCACTTTGTGCTGCTTTTTTGTGGGCGATCTCTAGCTTAATTTCCGTCATTCCGGCGCAGCATTTGGGCGCTTTCGCTTATAGCCGTTGGCGTATGGGGTGTACAGCGGTAATACTTACGACCATGGCTTGGGTGACGGGTGGCTGGCTAAGTGTGTCGATGGAGCACATCACACCAATGATGGCTTCAGGCTTAATTGGTATCTTCATTGGTGATACTGCTCTGTTTGCCTGTATGAATCGTATGGGGCCAAGGCAAGCAGGGTTGCTGTTCTCCTGTCATGCTGTGTTCTCAACCATCCTTGGCTATTTCCTGTTTAGTGAAAGCATGACCAATACGGAATTGCTCGGCTCAGCGCTGGTATTCAGTGGGGTCGTAATGGCCATTTTCTTTGGCCGACGCGGGCAAACGAATAACGTTTTAGAAGAGGTCAAAGGCAATATCTGGCTAGGGGTAGGATTAGGGCTCACTGCTGCAATGTGTCAGGCGCTTAGTGGCATCATTGCCAAACCAGTGATGCAAACCAGCGTTGATCCTGTTGCTGCATCGGCGATTCGTATGATCAGCGCTTTTATTGCTCACTGCTTATTGCTTTTCGTCGGAGTCAAAGTCGCCAGACCGACACAACATATTACGTGGCGTGTTTTTGGCATTACCGCTCTGAACGGTTTTCTCGCCATGGCGGTTGGTATGACACTGATTCTTTACGCGCTTCGTGAGGGAAATGTAGGCATGGTCGCGTTACTGTCCTCTACCACACCAATCATGCTACTACCACTGCTCTGGATTTATACCAAGCGCAGACCAAATAGATTTGCCTGGCTAGGCGCTGCTCTCGCAGTGATTGGAGCAGGAATTTTGGTCCACTAG
- a CDS encoding SLC13 family permease yields MPKMSASTLVKLLVCFLIPIGVLMMPIDAIPIDDLTLIQHRLLAIFLLAALLWVLEPVPVFATSILIIALELIMISDKGLHLFRAPPAGHDLGELIAYTDIFSAFSSPIIILFMGGFALAIAASKYDLDNNLARVLLKPFGTQPKFIMLGLMLITAVFSMFMSNTATTVMMLALLGPIVASAPKGDLGIKALVLCIPIAANTGGIATPIGTPPNAIALQYLTGENTIDFLSWMMMGLPFVLIQLTLAWFLLQKLFPSSEAEMKLKLDGTFKRSWRAYVVYVTFAMTILLWMTTQAHGMNTYVVAIIPLAIFTLTGIMGKEELKLINWDVLWLVAGGIAIGIALDKTGLAEALAHAIDYESLSPFAVVLALSVVCWLMANFMSNTATANLLMPIAAAIGASMPSLASIGGLQGLLVVVAFSASLGMILPVSTPPNSLAYSTGLIESKDMAKVGLILGLVGLFIVYGAVLILF; encoded by the coding sequence ATGCCAAAGATGAGTGCGAGTACACTGGTTAAATTGCTGGTGTGTTTTTTGATTCCAATCGGTGTGTTAATGATGCCGATCGACGCCATTCCTATTGATGATCTGACTTTAATTCAACATCGTCTACTGGCTATTTTTCTTCTTGCAGCCCTGCTTTGGGTACTGGAACCCGTGCCCGTTTTCGCCACCTCCATCCTGATCATCGCCCTTGAACTTATCATGATCTCCGATAAAGGATTACATCTCTTTCGAGCACCGCCAGCTGGTCACGATCTTGGCGAACTGATCGCCTACACCGACATTTTTTCCGCTTTCTCATCACCGATCATCATTCTCTTCATGGGTGGTTTTGCACTCGCCATTGCTGCCTCAAAGTACGATCTCGACAACAACCTTGCACGTGTTCTGCTCAAACCATTTGGCACGCAACCTAAATTCATCATGCTTGGCCTGATGCTGATCACGGCCGTATTCTCTATGTTTATGTCTAATACCGCGACAACGGTGATGATGCTGGCTTTATTAGGCCCGATCGTCGCTTCTGCGCCAAAAGGCGACTTAGGCATTAAAGCACTGGTGTTATGTATCCCGATCGCAGCAAACACTGGTGGTATCGCAACGCCTATCGGTACGCCACCCAATGCCATTGCCCTGCAGTATCTCACCGGTGAAAACACCATTGACTTCCTGAGCTGGATGATGATGGGCCTGCCGTTTGTACTAATACAACTCACCCTTGCCTGGTTCTTACTGCAAAAGCTTTTCCCTTCTAGCGAGGCAGAGATGAAACTCAAACTGGATGGGACGTTCAAGAGAAGTTGGCGTGCCTATGTGGTCTACGTGACGTTTGCAATGACGATTCTGCTATGGATGACAACCCAAGCCCACGGCATGAACACCTATGTGGTCGCGATTATCCCACTGGCGATCTTCACCTTAACTGGCATCATGGGCAAAGAAGAGCTGAAACTCATTAACTGGGACGTGCTTTGGCTGGTAGCTGGTGGTATTGCGATTGGTATTGCACTGGATAAAACCGGCTTAGCTGAAGCCTTAGCCCATGCGATAGACTACGAGTCACTCTCTCCATTTGCGGTTGTGCTCGCGCTATCGGTTGTCTGTTGGCTAATGGCAAACTTTATGTCTAACACCGCGACAGCTAACTTGTTGATGCCAATTGCTGCCGCGATTGGTGCATCCATGCCAAGCTTGGCTTCTATTGGGGGGCTCCAGGGTCTGTTGGTCGTGGTCGCCTTCTCAGCATCACTCGGCATGATTTTACCTGTATCTACACCACCAAACTCACTGGCTTACTCGACAGGCTTGATAGAAAGTAAAGACATGGCGAAAGTCGGCCTTATCCTTGGATTGGTCGGCTTGTTTATTGTTTATGGTGCCGTGCTTATTCTGTTTTAG